In Halobaculum limi, one DNA window encodes the following:
- a CDS encoding Gfo/Idh/MocA family protein, with protein sequence MSLVDGFDPSGVRVGIVGLGGIGHHHAERLESLGADLVGGMDVDADARERFIHRFDAQGFEDPGELYDIVDAVLVTTPNRFHEEYAVSALEWGLDVMLEKPLAHSLESAQRIADAARDADGICMVGFNNRFAAPVEVIKHYQDEGRFGDVSHVEANFIRRRGVPGRGSWFTSKEVAGGGSLIDIGVHAIDLALYFLDFPEIVEVSGVARSEFGGRDDYTYIDMWGDDSGPGDFDVDDSVSAFIRTADGTTVSLEAAWATNRPANNDFFVRGTDAGAHFDRGSGDLTIYENGVGGGHHLTDTDVETRDVDTHRAEQATFLEAVATGVEPSRNTIDQALAVQRVIDGIYRSTESGAAVRLDE encoded by the coding sequence ATGAGTCTCGTCGATGGCTTCGACCCGTCTGGCGTACGCGTCGGTATCGTCGGCCTAGGGGGTATCGGTCACCACCACGCCGAACGACTGGAGTCGCTCGGGGCCGACCTCGTCGGCGGGATGGACGTGGACGCCGACGCCCGGGAGCGCTTCATCCACCGGTTCGACGCCCAGGGCTTCGAGGACCCCGGCGAACTGTACGACATCGTCGACGCGGTGCTGGTGACGACGCCCAACCGTTTCCACGAAGAGTACGCCGTCTCGGCGCTGGAGTGGGGACTCGACGTGATGCTGGAGAAACCGCTTGCCCACTCGTTGGAGTCGGCCCAGCGGATCGCAGACGCCGCACGCGACGCCGACGGCATCTGTATGGTCGGGTTCAACAACCGCTTCGCCGCGCCCGTCGAAGTGATCAAACACTACCAAGACGAGGGCCGCTTCGGCGACGTCTCCCACGTCGAGGCGAACTTCATCCGCCGGCGCGGCGTTCCCGGCCGCGGGTCGTGGTTCACGAGCAAGGAGGTCGCCGGCGGTGGCAGCCTCATCGACATCGGCGTCCACGCCATCGACCTGGCGCTGTACTTCCTCGACTTCCCCGAGATCGTCGAGGTGTCGGGCGTCGCACGCTCGGAGTTCGGCGGTCGCGACGACTACACCTACATTGATATGTGGGGCGACGACTCCGGACCGGGCGACTTCGACGTGGACGACTCCGTCTCGGCGTTTATCCGGACGGCCGACGGCACGACCGTCTCGCTGGAGGCGGCGTGGGCGACAAACCGGCCCGCGAACAACGACTTCTTCGTCCGCGGCACCGATGCCGGTGCTCACTTCGACCGCGGCAGCGGCGACCTCACCATCTACGAGAACGGCGTCGGCGGGGGCCACCATCTCACCGACACGGACGTCGAGACGCGCGACGTCGACACCCACCGCGCCGAACAGGCGACGTTCCTCGAAGCGGTCGCGACCGGCGTCGAACCGAGTCGGAACACCATCGATCAGGCGCTGGCCGTTCAGCGAGTGATCGACGGCATCTACCGGTCGACCGAGTCGGGAGCGGCGGTTCGCCTCGACGAGTAG
- a CDS encoding ABC transporter ATP-binding protein — protein sequence MARVHLTDVTKQYGDVTAVEDMNLDIEDGEFITLVGPSGCGKSTTMEMIAGLTTPSSGTVTIGERDVTYLPPKDRGISMVFQNIALFPHMDVYDNISFGLRLRNYEKEEIDRRVENAARIVQMEGMLDRMPDEMSGGQRQRVAIARAIVREPDVFLMDEPLANLDAKLRVHMRTELQRLHKELETTIIYVTHDQAEAMTMSDRIAVLNEGELQQFAPPLTCYNEPANEFVAGFIGSPSMNFTSGELTTTGFSSEYYDVSFDVNNVGASPGDTVTLGVRPEDVYPTEFIDDATDPTETMEVEVDVLEPMGDEIFVYLLLDEDVDTGMGGSAVGDDSLLMSVSPDSELAEGDKLEVVLDRAKIHLFDDATSQALVHGVSRVAETTADAASEEAE from the coding sequence ATGGCACGAGTACACTTAACAGACGTAACGAAGCAGTACGGGGATGTGACCGCCGTCGAGGATATGAACCTCGACATCGAGGACGGCGAGTTCATCACGCTCGTCGGTCCCTCGGGGTGTGGGAAGTCCACGACGATGGAGATGATCGCGGGGCTGACCACGCCCAGCAGTGGGACCGTGACCATCGGGGAGCGCGACGTGACGTACCTCCCACCGAAAGACCGGGGCATCTCGATGGTGTTCCAGAACATCGCGCTGTTCCCCCACATGGACGTGTACGACAACATCTCCTTCGGGTTGCGCCTGCGCAACTACGAGAAGGAGGAGATCGACCGCCGCGTCGAGAACGCGGCCCGCATCGTCCAGATGGAGGGGATGCTCGACCGGATGCCCGACGAGATGTCCGGTGGCCAGCGCCAGCGCGTCGCCATCGCCCGCGCAATCGTGCGCGAACCGGACGTGTTCCTGATGGACGAGCCACTGGCGAACCTCGACGCAAAGCTCCGCGTCCACATGCGGACGGAACTCCAGCGCCTCCACAAGGAACTGGAGACGACCATCATCTACGTCACGCACGACCAGGCGGAGGCGATGACGATGTCCGACCGCATCGCGGTCCTCAACGAGGGTGAACTCCAGCAGTTCGCCCCGCCGCTGACGTGTTACAACGAGCCGGCAAACGAGTTCGTCGCCGGCTTCATCGGGTCGCCATCGATGAACTTCACGAGCGGCGAACTCACCACTACCGGGTTCTCCTCTGAGTACTACGACGTGAGCTTCGACGTCAACAACGTCGGCGCGTCGCCGGGCGACACCGTGACGCTCGGCGTCCGACCGGAAGACGTCTACCCGACGGAGTTCATCGACGACGCCACCGACCCGACCGAGACGATGGAGGTCGAGGTGGACGTGCTGGAGCCGATGGGCGACGAGATCTTCGTCTACCTCTTGCTCGACGAGGACGTCGATACGGGGATGGGCGGCAGCGCCGTCGGCGACGACAGTCTGCTGATGAGCGTCTCCCCCGACAGCGAACTCGCAGAGGGAGACAAACTGGAAGTGGTCCTCGACCGCGCGAAGATCCACCTGTTCGACGACGCCACCTCACAAGCGTTGGTCCACGGCGTCTCGCGAGTGGCCGAGACGACCGCGGACGCGGCAAGCGAGGAGGCCGAGTAG